The following coding sequences are from one Mycobacterium bourgelatii window:
- a CDS encoding sterol desaturase family protein, whose protein sequence is MDVVYPGFLAMLPEPMRDPVFFAIPFFLLLLTLEWLAARKLESIEEPETGAPRPAAGAHWARDSITSVSMGFVSIFTTAVWKTLALLGYAALYVYVAPWHLSAGQWYTWVIAILGVDLIYYAYHRGAHRIRLLWATHQAHHSSQYFNFATALRQKWNDSVKILMWLPLPLLGLPPWMIFFSWSLNLIYQFWIHTERIDKLPRWFEFVFNTPSHHRVHHGMDKIYLDKNYGGIVIIWDRLFGSFQPEVFRPHYGLTKQVDTFNIWKLQTYEYVAIARDFRRAKRLRDRLGYVFGPPGWQPRVTAATDDKTPLVTSG, encoded by the coding sequence GTGGATGTCGTTTATCCAGGCTTCTTAGCCATGCTGCCCGAACCCATGCGGGACCCGGTGTTCTTCGCCATCCCGTTTTTTCTGCTCCTGTTGACCCTTGAATGGCTAGCGGCACGCAAGCTCGAAAGCATCGAAGAACCAGAGACCGGCGCCCCACGGCCGGCCGCCGGGGCGCACTGGGCCCGTGACTCCATCACGAGCGTCTCCATGGGGTTCGTTTCGATATTCACCACCGCTGTGTGGAAGACGTTGGCCCTACTCGGCTACGCCGCGTTGTACGTCTATGTCGCGCCCTGGCACCTCTCGGCCGGCCAGTGGTACACGTGGGTCATCGCGATCTTGGGTGTCGACCTGATCTACTACGCCTACCACCGCGGCGCCCACCGCATTCGGTTGCTGTGGGCCACCCACCAAGCGCACCACTCGAGCCAATACTTCAACTTCGCCACCGCGTTGCGGCAGAAGTGGAACGACAGCGTCAAAATCCTGATGTGGCTTCCGCTGCCGCTCTTGGGCCTGCCGCCCTGGATGATCTTCTTCAGCTGGTCGCTGAACCTGATCTATCAGTTCTGGATCCACACCGAACGGATCGACAAGCTGCCGCGCTGGTTCGAGTTCGTCTTCAACACGCCGTCCCACCACCGGGTGCACCACGGGATGGACAAGATCTACCTGGACAAGAACTACGGCGGCATCGTGATCATCTGGGACCGGCTGTTCGGCAGCTTCCAGCCGGAGGTCTTCCGGCCGCACTACGGGCTGACCAAACAGGTCGACACCTTCAACATCTGGAAGTTGCAGACGTACGAATACGTGGCTATTGCCCGCGACTTCCGGCGCGCGAAGCGGCTGCGGGATCGGCTGGGCTACGTCTTCGGGCCGCCGGGCTGGCAACCGCGCGTCACCGCCGCAACCGACGATAAGACCCCACTGGTCACCTCGGGGTAA
- a CDS encoding VOC family protein, producing the protein MNLPVQSPTQIAWVTPDLDATEKTLTALLGVRKWVRIPDVHFAPDTCSYHGEPADFFAHISLSYLGDTQLELIEPIRGENIYSDFLRDHGSGLHHICVEADSLNGFDAALAEVAANGAPVVQQGVMPGGMHFGYVAAPAAGVPYLEFAYVSPQMRTFYDYIKQEQR; encoded by the coding sequence ATGAACCTTCCCGTTCAGTCGCCAACGCAGATCGCCTGGGTGACGCCCGACCTCGATGCCACCGAAAAAACGCTTACCGCCCTGCTAGGCGTCCGAAAGTGGGTGCGGATACCCGATGTGCATTTCGCTCCCGACACCTGCAGCTACCACGGCGAGCCCGCAGATTTCTTTGCCCACATCTCGCTGAGCTACCTCGGGGACACGCAGTTGGAGCTGATCGAGCCGATTCGCGGCGAGAATATCTATAGTGACTTTCTGCGCGACCACGGATCCGGGCTGCACCACATCTGCGTCGAGGCGGACAGCCTCAATGGCTTCGACGCGGCCCTGGCCGAAGTGGCTGCTAACGGCGCCCCCGTCGTCCAGCAGGGCGTGATGCCGGGCGGGATGCACTTCGGCTACGTGGCCGCCCCAGCAGCCGGGGTGCCATACCTCGAATTCGCTTACGTGTCACCACAAATGCGGACTTTTTACGACTACATCAAACAGGAGCAACGGTGA
- a CDS encoding TetR/AcrR family transcriptional regulator, producing the protein MGKRQDSREQVEARIIELGRQQLVEHGAAGLSLRAIARDLGMVSSAVYRYVSSRDELLTLLLVDAYSELADAVDRARDATAVGWWGDDVLAIAHAVRQWAVAHPARWALLYGSPVPGYHAPPERTVGVGTRVVAALLDAVAAGITTGEIMLTDDIAPQPMSSDFERIRKEFGFPGDDRVMAKCFTLWAGVLGAVSLEVFGQYGADTLTNPAAVFDTQVRFLIDMLGSADDPSPVR; encoded by the coding sequence ATGGGCAAGCGCCAGGACTCGCGAGAGCAGGTCGAGGCGAGAATCATCGAACTCGGTCGACAGCAACTGGTCGAGCACGGCGCCGCCGGCCTGTCGCTGCGGGCGATCGCCCGTGATCTGGGCATGGTGTCATCGGCGGTGTACCGCTACGTGTCCAGTAGGGACGAGTTGCTGACCTTACTGTTGGTCGACGCCTACTCCGAGCTGGCCGATGCGGTGGACCGGGCCCGCGACGCCACGGCCGTGGGTTGGTGGGGCGACGACGTCCTCGCGATCGCACACGCGGTCCGTCAATGGGCGGTCGCGCACCCGGCTCGGTGGGCTTTGCTCTACGGCAGCCCGGTGCCCGGGTATCACGCTCCGCCGGAGCGCACCGTCGGCGTTGGCACCCGCGTCGTGGCGGCGCTTCTCGACGCGGTCGCGGCCGGGATTACCACCGGAGAGATCATGTTGACCGACGACATTGCGCCACAACCGATGTCGTCGGACTTCGAACGGATTCGCAAGGAGTTCGGATTCCCAGGCGACGATCGGGTGATGGCCAAGTGCTTCACACTCTGGGCGGGTGTGCTGGGTGCGGTCAGCCTCGAGGTTTTCGGCCAATACGGTGCCGACACCCTCACCAACCCGGCGGCTGTGTTCGATACCCAGGTGCGGTTCCTAATCGACATGCTGGGGAGCGCTGACGACCCGTCTCCGGTGCGATAA
- a CDS encoding NAD(P)/FAD-dependent oxidoreductase yields the protein MTQVVVIGSGFAGLWAALGAARRLDELAVPAGTVDITVLSAKPFHDIRVRNYEADLSVCRIPLSDLLDPVGVRHVTAEVTAIDVDGRRVTTSAGTTCGYDRLVLASGSRVVKPDLPGLREFGFDVDTYEGAERLRQHLQGLAQGASVATVVVVGAGLTGIETACELPERLRELGLTPRVVLVDHHPWVGSDMGASARPVIEEALSDNGVEVRTGVSVTGLGRDFVTLSSGEQLEAATVVWCAGMRASPLTEQLPVTRDRLGRVAVDDELRVVGVPAMFAAGDVAAARMDDEHLSVMSCQHGRPMGRYAGYNVISDLFGEPLLSLRIPWYVTVLDLGPAGAVYTEGWDRTVVSRGATAKATKRTINTARIYPPLTKDRADLLAAAAPDLQDRP from the coding sequence TTGACCCAAGTGGTCGTGATCGGTTCCGGTTTCGCGGGGCTGTGGGCGGCACTGGGCGCCGCGCGACGGCTCGACGAGCTCGCGGTGCCGGCGGGCACGGTCGATATCACGGTGCTGAGCGCCAAGCCGTTCCACGACATCCGCGTTCGCAATTACGAGGCCGACTTGAGCGTCTGTCGCATCCCGCTGTCCGACCTGCTCGACCCCGTCGGCGTGCGGCACGTCACCGCAGAGGTGACCGCCATCGACGTCGACGGACGACGCGTCACCACCTCCGCCGGTACGACATGCGGCTACGACCGGCTGGTGCTCGCCTCGGGCAGCCGAGTCGTCAAACCCGACCTGCCGGGACTGCGGGAGTTCGGCTTCGACGTCGACACCTACGAGGGTGCGGAGCGATTGCGCCAGCATCTGCAGGGTTTGGCCCAGGGGGCGTCGGTGGCCACCGTGGTGGTGGTGGGCGCGGGTCTGACCGGGATCGAGACGGCCTGCGAGTTGCCGGAGCGATTGCGCGAGTTGGGGCTCACTCCACGAGTGGTGCTGGTTGACCACCATCCGTGGGTCGGTTCCGATATGGGCGCCTCGGCCCGGCCCGTCATCGAAGAAGCCCTGTCCGACAACGGTGTTGAAGTCAGGACCGGAGTGAGTGTTACCGGGTTGGGACGCGACTTTGTGACGCTGTCGTCGGGCGAGCAACTCGAAGCGGCGACCGTGGTGTGGTGCGCGGGCATGCGGGCCAGCCCCTTGACCGAGCAGCTGCCGGTGACCCGCGACCGGCTCGGCCGGGTTGCGGTGGACGACGAGTTGCGCGTCGTCGGTGTGCCCGCGATGTTCGCCGCCGGCGACGTGGCCGCCGCCCGCATGGACGACGAACACCTTTCGGTGATGTCGTGCCAGCACGGCAGGCCGATGGGCCGCTACGCCGGCTACAACGTCATCAGTGACCTGTTCGGCGAGCCGCTGTTGTCGCTTCGGATCCCCTGGTATGTAACGGTTCTCGATCTGGGACCGGCCGGTGCGGTGTACACCGAAGGGTGGGACCGAACCGTTGTGTCGCGCGGCGCGACGGC
- a CDS encoding FAD-binding protein produces MSTEIPATIHADTVTSWSDEVDVLVVGFGIGGGCAAVSAAAAGARVLVLERGGAAGGTTSLAGGHFYLGGGTAVQQATGHDDTPEEMYKYLVAVSRQPDHAKIRAYCEGSVEHFNWLEALGFQFERSFYPGKVVVPPGTEGLSYTGNEKVWPFCEQAKPAPRGHSVPVPGELGGAAMVIDLLVKRADELGVAIRYETGVTNLILDDAGAVAGASWKHFSETGAVKAKSVVIAAGGFAMNPEMVAEHTPALGQPRRTKHHGLVAPYILGNPNDDGLGIRLGLSAGGATENMDELFITAAAYPPEILLTGVIVNKEGKRFVAEDSYHSRTSAFVLEQPDQTAYLIVDEAHMQMPEMPLIRFLDGYETIAELETALDIPAGNVAATLDRYNEFAARGEDPDFHKQPEYVAAQDKGPWAVFDLSLGRAMYSGFTLGGLRVSLDGEVLREDGSVVPGLYAAGACASNLAQDGKGYASGTQLGEGSFFGRRAGSHAAAKAAAKAT; encoded by the coding sequence GTGAGCACCGAAATCCCAGCCACAATCCATGCCGACACGGTGACGTCCTGGTCGGACGAGGTCGACGTGCTGGTGGTGGGATTCGGCATCGGCGGCGGCTGCGCCGCGGTCAGCGCCGCCGCGGCGGGTGCGCGGGTGCTGGTCTTGGAACGCGGCGGCGCGGCGGGCGGCACGACTTCGCTTGCCGGCGGGCACTTTTACCTCGGTGGCGGAACGGCGGTCCAGCAGGCGACGGGTCACGACGACACGCCGGAAGAGATGTACAAGTACCTCGTCGCGGTTTCCCGACAACCCGACCACGCCAAGATTCGCGCCTACTGTGAAGGCAGCGTCGAGCACTTCAATTGGCTTGAGGCACTGGGCTTTCAGTTCGAGCGCAGCTTCTACCCCGGCAAGGTGGTCGTGCCGCCCGGCACCGAGGGGTTGAGCTACACCGGCAACGAAAAGGTGTGGCCCTTTTGTGAGCAGGCGAAGCCGGCTCCCCGCGGGCACTCCGTCCCCGTACCAGGCGAACTGGGCGGAGCGGCGATGGTCATCGATCTGCTGGTCAAACGCGCCGATGAACTCGGGGTAGCGATCCGCTACGAGACGGGCGTAACCAACCTCATCCTGGACGACGCCGGGGCGGTGGCCGGTGCGTCCTGGAAACACTTCTCCGAGACCGGAGCGGTCAAGGCGAAGTCGGTCGTCATCGCGGCGGGGGGCTTCGCGATGAACCCCGAAATGGTCGCCGAGCACACCCCCGCATTGGGTCAACCGCGACGCACCAAACACCACGGTCTGGTGGCCCCCTACATCTTGGGGAACCCCAACGACGACGGGCTGGGCATCCGACTGGGGCTATCGGCGGGTGGGGCCACCGAAAACATGGACGAGTTGTTCATCACCGCGGCGGCCTATCCACCAGAAATCCTGCTGACCGGGGTGATCGTCAACAAGGAAGGCAAGCGCTTCGTCGCCGAAGACTCCTACCATTCGCGCACTTCGGCTTTCGTGTTGGAGCAGCCGGACCAAACGGCTTACCTGATCGTCGACGAAGCACACATGCAGATGCCTGAGATGCCACTCATCCGCTTCCTCGATGGCTACGAGACGATCGCCGAATTGGAAACCGCACTGGACATTCCCGCCGGAAACGTCGCGGCCACGTTGGACCGCTACAACGAGTTCGCCGCCAGAGGCGAGGACCCCGACTTTCACAAACAGCCGGAATACGTTGCGGCACAGGACAAAGGGCCATGGGCGGTGTTCGACCTCTCGCTGGGGCGGGCAATGTACTCGGGATTCACCCTTGGCGGCCTGAGGGTGTCGCTGGATGGCGAAGTGCTGCGCGAGGACGGGTCGGTGGTGCCGGGACTGTACGCCGCCGGGGCATGTGCTTCCAACCTCGCTCAGGACGGCAAGGGGTACGCCAGCGGCACGCAGTTGGGGGAGGGGTCGTTCTTCGGCCGCCGCGCCGGATCGCACGCGGCGGCCAAGGCTGCGGCCAAAGCGACCTAG
- a CDS encoding alpha/beta hydrolase fold domain-containing protein gives MDRRMFRLGVSHKLLRSTGMRNRLFPAAKLELWAAQPRLPYCGQPSARVRKKVEVTRGDVNGRPVYQVRPRLLNGDRPNGHLLYLHGGAYVLDLMPHFHWPAIAKLAIITGRTMTVPIYPIAPEHTYREVFPFLLQVYRELLETHDPESMAVIGDSAGGGMAFALCHALRDAGLPQPSDAVLLSPWMHVGLPDPDVPAVAKIDPFLNLDDLRAAGLRYAGGDPLDTPLVSPSMGPLEGLPRLTIFTGTHDVLNPDTRAFRKRALDEGLDIGWYEREGALHVWMYLPTRSAGEALTQIREVLH, from the coding sequence ATGGACCGCAGAATGTTCCGCCTCGGTGTCAGCCATAAACTCCTGCGCTCGACCGGCATGCGCAACCGGCTTTTTCCGGCCGCCAAGCTGGAGCTGTGGGCCGCACAACCGCGATTGCCCTATTGCGGCCAGCCGTCGGCCCGGGTCCGGAAGAAGGTCGAAGTAACCCGCGGGGACGTCAACGGGCGGCCCGTTTACCAGGTTCGGCCCCGTCTTCTCAACGGCGACCGGCCCAACGGACACCTGCTCTACCTGCACGGCGGGGCCTATGTGCTGGACCTGATGCCGCACTTCCATTGGCCGGCCATCGCCAAGCTGGCCATCATCACCGGTCGCACGATGACCGTGCCGATCTATCCGATCGCCCCCGAGCACACCTATCGCGAAGTTTTCCCGTTCCTGCTGCAGGTGTATCGCGAGCTGCTCGAGACGCACGATCCGGAGTCCATGGCCGTCATCGGTGACTCTGCGGGGGGCGGGATGGCCTTTGCGCTTTGCCACGCGCTGCGCGACGCGGGCCTCCCGCAACCGTCCGACGCCGTCCTGCTTTCGCCCTGGATGCACGTCGGCCTGCCCGATCCGGACGTGCCCGCCGTCGCCAAGATCGATCCGTTCCTCAACCTCGACGACTTGCGCGCGGCGGGCCTCCGGTACGCCGGCGGCGACCCCCTGGACACCCCGTTGGTCAGCCCGAGCATGGGGCCACTGGAAGGTCTGCCCCGGCTGACGATATTCACCGGCACCCATGACGTGCTCAACCCCGACACCCGGGCCTTCCGCAAGCGGGCGCTGGACGAAGGGCTCGACATCGGCTGGTATGAGCGCGAAGGCGCTCTGCACGTGTGGATGTACCTGCCCACGCGCAGCGCCGGAGAAGCCCTCACGCAGATTCGCGAGGTTCTGCATTGA
- a CDS encoding Rv1815 family serine proteinase, with product MRAGAAVIGAAALVAGVSPTIARADPALVFPGMEIHQDTHVCTLAYVDPGLRMAFTAGHCRGDGPVTDRDGNVIGHLAAFRDSTPSGSTVATDEAIDDYEAIALADNVAVNNILPGGRPVVSRPGLVPAPGQPVCHFGISTGETCGTVVSANNGWFTMTGGVASQKGDSGGPVYLAGGGPAELIGIFNSVWGDLPAAVSWQAASEQMREDLGISVRG from the coding sequence ATGCGCGCAGGTGCCGCCGTGATTGGCGCCGCGGCACTGGTAGCCGGAGTTTCCCCGACGATCGCCCGTGCCGATCCTGCCCTGGTGTTCCCGGGCATGGAGATCCATCAGGACACCCACGTCTGCACGTTGGCCTACGTGGACCCCGGGCTGCGGATGGCGTTTACCGCGGGGCATTGCCGTGGCGACGGACCCGTCACCGACCGGGACGGCAACGTGATAGGGCACCTGGCGGCTTTCCGGGATAGCACTCCCAGCGGCTCGACCGTGGCAACCGACGAAGCGATCGATGACTATGAGGCGATCGCACTGGCCGACAACGTGGCGGTGAACAACATCTTGCCGGGTGGGCGTCCCGTGGTATCGAGGCCGGGTCTGGTGCCGGCACCCGGTCAGCCGGTTTGCCATTTCGGCATCAGCACCGGTGAAACCTGCGGAACGGTCGTGAGCGCCAACAACGGGTGGTTCACCATGACCGGCGGCGTGGCGAGTCAGAAAGGTGACTCCGGCGGGCCGGTGTATCTCGCGGGCGGGGGCCCCGCAGAGCTCATCGGGATCTTCAACAGCGTCTGGGGGGACCTGCCCGCCGCCGTTTCGTGGCAGGCCGCCTCCGAGCAGATGCGCGAGGATCTCGGAATTTCGGTCCGGGGCTAG
- a CDS encoding nitroreductase family deazaflavin-dependent oxidoreductase, protein MATRYEKPNGMARAANTVIRYLAERGISVAGTRALRVRGRKTGQMRAVVINLLTVDGVDYVVSPRGETQWARNVRAAGVVELGPRRPAFRSDTPSTPTAIHEVADDDKPELLKRYLARWYWQVKGYVLGLTPASTDDELRAAAPLIPVFALAG, encoded by the coding sequence ATGGCCACGCGCTACGAGAAGCCGAACGGGATGGCACGGGCAGCGAACACGGTGATCCGCTACCTCGCCGAACGCGGAATCAGCGTGGCGGGTACGCGAGCGCTGCGGGTGCGGGGCCGCAAGACGGGGCAGATGCGCGCGGTGGTGATCAACCTGTTGACCGTCGACGGCGTGGACTATGTCGTCTCACCGAGAGGCGAGACGCAATGGGCACGCAACGTCAGGGCCGCGGGTGTCGTCGAGCTGGGTCCCCGCCGCCCCGCCTTCCGTAGCGACACACCGTCTACTCCCACCGCGATCCACGAAGTCGCCGATGACGACAAACCCGAACTCCTGAAGCGCTACCTGGCCAGGTGGTATTGGCAGGTCAAGGGCTACGTGTTGGGTTTGACACCGGCGTCCACCGATGACGAGTTGCGTGCCGCGGCGCCCCTGATCCCGGTCTTCGCGCTGGCGGGCTAG